Below is a window of Candidatus Zixiibacteriota bacterium DNA.
CCCTGCGCAACTTCGAACGTACTTCTACGGCCGGAATTTGATATCTACGTTCATTCTTAAAAATGATATGATAATCCGACCTTTAACTTAACGGAATTTAGATCGTAACTCAATTCTGCCGGCATCATTTCGTTATCCTCACCATTCAGATTTATATACATGCTTAGATAAGGAGACTCCAGTTTATTAAGCCCGAAAGAGGCATTATCTCCACACTTTGGCAAATATATTGATGTCTTCTCCGATGTTGAGTCAGGTTTTACTGAAGTCGAATCGGTGTCATGATTCTGCTTCTGCTGATCCTGCTGTTTTTCAATCTCATTCTTTTGATCTTTTTTCCCTTTGGTCGCATGGGATATTAGGACAATTGTCAAAGCCGCAGCCACGCCAACGGCAATAATGGTAACCCAGGGAAGGCCTTCTTCACCCGGAAGGTCATCGTAATGGCTCCTATACGCGGCACTTGCCGAGGTCGGTGCGAAAAAAAATTGCACCGAAAAGGCAGCCAGAGTAAGAAACACAATAGTGATACTTGACGATAGCTTCTTCATTTTGGACTTCCTTTGTTTATGGATTTTATTTCTCGTCATGTGCTTCGCTACTTGCTTTGGGTCTTGTTCTTTCGGCGGCAGAAATCCGCAGCCGCCTCAAACAGATCACCCGTTCACCTGCCATAATATTCGCCTCTCTTTAATGAGCCAAAGTTAAATAAGAATATCCGGAATTCTTCATTCTGTCAAGAAAATTCGGCGGAACCGCAAGACTTCGTCTCGGGTCCCCGCTACGCATGCTGAAATATAGAAATATGGATTGTCGTAACCCCCACCCATTCCGCGTAAGGCGGAATTCGGGGGTAATTAAGACCTACTTTAGCTTGACAAAGCGGATAAATATATTAGCTTAAAAAATATTACCATGTAATTCGGCAGGTTGAGTTTGTGATTAGCCAGGGGTGGACGTAACGATGGAAGAAGAATCAAAACACGTGTCAAGATTCAGAGAAATTTATCTAAAGCCGGACGAGAATATTGTCGCATGGGGTGAGGGTTATATCGGCGAAATGATGGGCAAGGGAGATAAAACCCAGCACAACGGTGTCCTGCTTGTTACCGATAGTCGCGTGGTTTTCTATCGAAAAGGTATTTTGGGGGAAGTGTTGGAGACAATACCTATAATGAAAATCACTTCAATAGAAAGAAAATCCATCCTGGGGCACCGGACAATCCGGATTCACACTTCCCATGATGATTTGGAATTTAAGACATTTGATAAAGAAAAAGAGCAAGCACTCTATACTGCGTTAGAAAATGGCAGGGAGAGGACTAGCGACCATTCGCCGTCTGACAGCAAACAAACTGATGCGTTTGAAGCATTGAAAAAGCTCGCCGAATTGAAGGAGTCGGGTGTGATTACGGAAAAGGAGTTTGCTGCTAAGAAGGCAGAAATCTTATCGAAGATTTAATTCGAGTGACCCTAGTCAAGTACGCATAATGGGAGAAAGATTCTCTGTTGCGTCGGGTCATAGATTCCGCATTAGCGGAAGCGAGACCTGACGCCACCATAGAGTCTTGAGGAACGCGATGCCACAGGATCAGACTTTCTCACAGCAAGCTGTGAGTTACCCGTTTTTGCAGGGGCGGGGGATATGAATGAGCGTAAGTGTCGAAACCGCAAGGGTTTCGACCTACCAAACTTTCCCACAGCCCTCCGCGGCGGATGTGTTACCCGATTCTTCGTAAATAATTAATTTCCCTTGCTACTTGCTGACGAATACACTATATTATTGGAGTAATAACAACTCGATAGGCATTATTGATCTAACCACATTGGCAATCGGAGGTTTTCGATGAAGACATCCGGATTTTCGCACTGCCACATTCCGACAGTCAGATTTATATATAAAAATATTCACTTGGAGTTGACATGATATACCAGATTTCATCATTCTCCCGTCCGCCTCCAAGTGGATTGCTTAAAGGCATTTTAATCGAATTATTTCTTAAAACTCGATATTTCGGAGGTAATATGTGCAAAACAGATAACTATGGCAGAATATTCATCTATTCCGCAGCCGTCTGGCTTCTTTATTTGTGCATTGCCTATGGCAGCCCGATGACGGATAGGCAGGATGATTCGCTCTATTTCCAATTGTCTAAAGATACAGTATCTGTTACATGTTCAGCCGGAACCGAGGATACAACCGCCGTTCTCTATTTTTCTGTAAAGGATGGTGCACCCCGATCCCACATAGATGAAATCCGTTTCACATTGGCCTTGGATACTTCAGTAATCCACATAACCGAAGTATCCCCAACCGATAACTGGCCCGGCATGGATGTTTCTTACTACACATTTGTGACTTTTGATTCGGAGACAGTGATTCGGGTTGCGATGTCTCTACTTCCCAATTCCTCTATCACCACGGACACGGTATTTGTTCCTTATGCACGAATAAAAGGTCATTTAGCTTGTGTTGGCTCCGGTCAGGCGATCGTCTTTCATGATACAGAGCATGACTACAACTATATACAAGGATATGAATCGTCGGGGCGGTTGTCGGAATATCCTCCGCAGGATCTCACTCATCTCATCGCCGGCGAAATAAGGTCGGCCGACTATGTCTGCGGGGATGTGAATGCCGACCGGAAGATCAATATCCGGGATATATCAGCCCTGATAAACTATCTATATAGAAATGGGCCGCCTCCCAACCATGATCACCCCCAGGCGGCCGATGTTGATGGTAATGGAACTCTTAATATTCAGGATGTTACCATATTAGTCAATTATTTGTATAAGTACGGTCCCGCATTGATTTGCCCGTAGCTATTTTATATTTAAACGTTCTCTGTTGCGTCGGGTCATAGATTCCGCGCTAGCGGAAGCGAGACCTGACGCCTTCATAGAGTCTTGAGGAAGCCGTCAGGTCACCATTCCCCCCCGCATAAGCGGGAGGGAATTAAGGACCTGCCGGAACAAGTGACATTTTGAGTTGAAATAAGGATTGTCGAAACCCCCACTCATTCCGCAAATAGCGGAATTCGGGGGGAATTTCGACCTACTGAGGCTTGCACTCCTGACAATATAATCATGTCAGGTCTACAAGAGACCTGACCTACTACTTCCGCCCCTCTACCGCCTTAAATTCGGCGGGACTATTTCTTTTTTGTCCAGGTGTCTTTGAGCGAGACAACGCGGTTGAATATCGGCGCGCCGGGGCGGGAGTCAGTCGGGTCTACAAAGAAATAGCCATGTCTTAAGAACTGGTAGCGGCTCTCCGGTAGAGCCGAGGCAATATTGCGCTCTATCTTGCACCCTTTCAGTGTCTCCAGCGAGGCGGCGTTCAGGCAGCTTTTGAAATCCTCTCCCTCATCGAGATTGCCGGGGTCTTCTTTGGTGAACAGATGGTCATACAACCGTACTTCGGCATCAAAAGCATGCGCCGCCGAAACCCAGTGCAATGTCCCTTTGACCTTGCGGCCGTCCAAAGCATCGCCGCCGCGCGTAGCGGGATCATAAGTACAGTGCAACTCGGTCACCTCACCGGAGGCATCTTTGACAACTTTGACGCACTTGACAAAA
It encodes the following:
- a CDS encoding PH domain-containing protein, which translates into the protein MEEESKHVSRFREIYLKPDENIVAWGEGYIGEMMGKGDKTQHNGVLLVTDSRVVFYRKGILGEVLETIPIMKITSIERKSILGHRTIRIHTSHDDLEFKTFDKEKEQALYTALENGRERTSDHSPSDSKQTDAFEALKKLAELKESGVITEKEFAAKKAEILSKI
- a CDS encoding dockerin type I domain-containing protein; protein product: MCKTDNYGRIFIYSAAVWLLYLCIAYGSPMTDRQDDSLYFQLSKDTVSVTCSAGTEDTTAVLYFSVKDGAPRSHIDEIRFTLALDTSVIHITEVSPTDNWPGMDVSYYTFVTFDSETVIRVAMSLLPNSSITTDTVFVPYARIKGHLACVGSGQAIVFHDTEHDYNYIQGYESSGRLSEYPPQDLTHLIAGEIRSADYVCGDVNADRKINIRDISALINYLYRNGPPPNHDHPQAADVDGNGTLNIQDVTILVNYLYKYGPALICP